The Akkermansiaceae bacterium genome has a window encoding:
- a CDS encoding SGNH/GDSL hydrolase family protein, producing the protein MERRQFIKSSALAIGATTAAGVATSLAEHHEKTPGPLVKKGDVILFQGDSITDAGRSRKHAAQANQHEALGKGYAWLAASQLLVDRPTEQLKIFNRGISGHKVPQLAGRWQKDCLDLKPDVLSILIGVNDIWHGLNGKYDGTPASYEKAYLALVERTLKALPEVKLVICEPFVLRCGAVKDNWFPTFDAYRASAKKVAKTFGATFVPFQSMFDKAANIAPPEHWARDGVHPTADGASLMAHNWLKAVH; encoded by the coding sequence ATGGAACGACGCCAGTTTATCAAATCATCCGCCTTGGCCATCGGTGCGACCACCGCTGCCGGGGTCGCAACATCATTAGCGGAGCATCACGAGAAAACCCCAGGCCCGTTGGTGAAAAAAGGTGATGTGATTCTATTCCAGGGGGACTCGATCACGGATGCGGGCAGGAGTAGAAAACATGCGGCCCAAGCCAACCAGCACGAAGCCCTCGGCAAAGGTTATGCGTGGCTGGCTGCCTCGCAATTGTTGGTCGACCGTCCGACCGAGCAGTTGAAGATATTCAACCGTGGTATCAGCGGCCACAAAGTGCCCCAGCTGGCGGGTCGATGGCAAAAGGATTGTCTCGATTTAAAACCCGATGTGCTGAGTATATTGATCGGTGTCAACGATATCTGGCATGGCTTGAACGGGAAATACGACGGCACACCGGCATCCTATGAAAAAGCCTACCTCGCTTTGGTCGAACGCACACTGAAGGCGCTTCCTGAGGTCAAACTCGTGATTTGCGAGCCCTTTGTGCTGCGGTGTGGTGCCGTCAAGGACAACTGGTTTCCCACCTTTGATGCCTACCGTGCATCCGCGAAAAAAGTGGCGAAGACTTTTGGCGCCACCTTTGTGCCGTTCCAGTCCATGTTTGATAAAGCCGCGAACATTGCCCCGCCTGAGCACTGGGCGCGGGACGGGGTGCATCCCACGGCGGACGGAGCCTCGCTGATGGCCCACAACTGGTTGAAGGCCGTACACTGA